In a genomic window of Sardina pilchardus chromosome 20, fSarPil1.1, whole genome shotgun sequence:
- the ccdc28a gene encoding coiled-coil domain-containing protein 28A: protein MEERKIKRKSPRPSTNSQSGPPSTARKNASSKNLGFSGMGTHSSQKSKYKRGMRDKPRPQSQSGKSGQTAPTQHTFLTDVSDVQEMEKGLLSLLNDFHSGKLQAFGNECSIDQMEHVREMQEKLARLHFDLYGEMDEKPEDQHKQACDANMDKLLMNLEELSSSILKLNLADSQDVPRTSSM from the exons ATGGAGGAAAGGAAGATTAAACGTAAAAGCCCTAGGCCATCAACAAACTCCCAATCTGGCCCTCCTAGTACAGCCAGGAAAAATGCATCAAGTAAAAACCTTGGCTTCAGTGGCATGGGTACGCATTCTAGTCAGAAGAGCAAGTATAAAAG GGGAATGAGAGACAAGCCAAGACCACAGAGCCAATCAGGAAAGAGCGGACAGACtgcccccacccaacacacctTCCTCACAGATGTCTCCGATGTCCAGGAGATGGAAAAGGGTCTTCTCAGTTTACTGAATGATTTTCACTCTGGTAAACTTCAGGCTTTTG GTAATGAGTGCTCCATTGATCAAATGGAACATGTCAGAGAGATGCAGGAGAAACTTGCCAGGCTGCACTTTGATCTGTACGGAGAGATGGATGAGAAGCCAGAAGACCAGCACAAGCAAGCCTGTGATGCCAACATGGATAAATTACTGATGAAT ctGGAAGAGCTCAGTTCATCAAT ATTAAAGCTCAACCTTGCAGATAGTCAAGATGTGCCCCGGACATCCAGCATGTAA
- the LOC134068030 gene encoding epithelial cell-transforming sequence 2 oncogene-like, producing MDGLLNENVSDVRFSAWTPIINKSSNQQLFQERTTLIFHWFDLWTDQQRKQFMDALLLRCSNSQRKFARDWLIEVVPIKHMDFTSVLPRCLSLYILSFLNPMELCKAAQVSWHWKFLAEQDCLWSDRCVRRGWFLPYTPSNREFGAWKTHYISCASSLDYLTPREAAEVYGTLNETVDDTKEKKERLREHMIRKAIREKAADLKRGSVKSRRAWLSNSWTAGSQASVHGHQKPSGMGSTSSLVILGEKCRSQLLLRDKEDVFSLSTRSDMEQTSLTTSMRSLNIQYLQIQEQVNCSTVLVLQLLLAGARVSVEPLLYDHSTATLELLLTQAERLTQGRRVQSIGLLTEGGTDHINIIQGLTVSESTVLNPKVREFWEKISGWIIPQTEGGSLDIFLPLAASTSGANLVRKLASLTGLDIRVPSGICTGSYQHILSEWCGAGQFPPLTYFSEGPLLSWCWQAEWLEEALGGLREHMGPQLPRLSRETQGRMLGQFLCDRVNLPDTLVKSEVTTVLTEALMALCVERPERPVEFLGRFLMRGSEGTAGMEPDTAGQTKSTNKGVLSPLFELPQDIVSEANRRWAVARELKRSESRYIQHLQSVGREYYTPLRAALDSNRALLSSANMLMVFTPVLDILEVNSVFLRDLTERLEEWNPQQCVGDIFKKFCTKLWVYTNFFNNYPTILKTIDKCKEMLPAFRSFLKRHDRTPNTFMLSLQELLLTPSARIEEYVSLLQALSVHTPPENKDHGHLTSALSTLSSYRSFLCKLKRSVDSDVRMQETQRMIQSCPNLKEGDRYLITTQDVALLKCSNEDIIASLRMYEQVRDLGLFLFNDALVLSERHVSYQPYSHALRTSHTFLASVALHSLVLRDIADTKYVHNAFVLEGPKRQWICATEKEDNKLTWLSALKRAISAALKER from the exons ATGGACGGATTACTGAATGAAAATGTCTCGGATGTCAGATTCAGTGCTTGGACACCAATCATTAATAAATCGTCAAATCAGCAG CTCTTTCAGGAGAGAACAACTCTAATATTTCATTGGTTTGACCTTTGGACTGACcagcagaggaaacagtttatgGATGCTCTACTTTTGAGATGCTCCAATTCACAGCGGAA GTTTGCTAGAGACTGGCTGATAGAAGTGGTGCCAATCAAGCACATGGATTTCACATCAGTGCTACCTcgttgcctctctctctacatcctcTCCTTCCTCAACCCCATGGAGCTCTGCAAAGCTGCGCAAGTGTCCTGGCACTGGAAGTTTCTGGCAGAACAG GACTGCTTATGGTCGGACAGGTGTGTGCGACGAGGCTGGTTCCTGCCATACACCCCATCCAACAGGGAGTTTGGAGCTTGGAAAACTCACTACATCAGCTGTGCCTCAAGTTTAGACTACCTGACACCACGGGAGGCTGCAGAGGTGTATGGCACCCTGAACGAGACCGTTGACGACaccaaggagaagaaggagagactgagagagcacATGATACGAAAGGCCATCAGGGAAAAGGCTGCAGATTTGAAGA GAGGCTCAGTGAAATCCAGAAGAGCCTGGTTAAGTAACAGCTGGACAGCTGGATCACAGGCCAGTGTTCATGGCCACCAGAAACCATCAGGAATGGGGTCAACCTCATCTCTGGTCATTTTGGGG GAAAAGTGCCGGTCACAGTTGTTGCTGCGAGATAAAGAAGATGTGTTTTCTCTAAGCACAAGATCAGACATGGAGCAGACATCACTTACAACATCTATGAGGTCTcttaatatacagtatctgcAGA TCCAAGAGCAGGTGAATTGCTCAACAGTACTTGTGTtgcagctgctgctggctgGCGCTCGTGTCTCCGTGGAGCCGCTCCTGTATGACCACAGCACTGCCACCCTGGAGCTGCTTCTGACTCAGGCTGAGAGGCTCACTCAGGGCCGGAGGGTGCAGAGCATAGGCCTCCTCACAGAGGGGGGCACTGACCACATTAATATCATACAAG GACTGACTGTTAGTGAGAGCACAGTCCTTAATCCCAAGGTGAGGGAATTCTGGGAAAAGATATCAGGTTGGATTATTCCCCAGACTGAGGGGGGAAGCCTGGATATATTCCTACCTCTGGCAGCCTCCA CCTCAGGAGCCAACCTGGTGAGGAAGCTGGCCTCTCTGACTGGGCTGGACATTAGGGTCCCCTCTGGCATCTGCACCGGCTCCTACCAACACA tcCTCAGTGAGTGGTGTGGGGCAGGCCAGTTCCCTCCGCTGACGTACTTCAGTGAGGGGCCCCTGCTGAGCTGGTGCTGGCAGGCCGAGTGGCTGGAGGAGGCCCTTGGGGGCCTCAGGGAGCACATGGGGCCACAGCTCCCCAGGCTGAGTAGAGAGACACAGGGCCGCATGCTGG GTCAGTTTCTGTGTGACAGAGTGAACCTACCAGACACCCTTGTCAAGTCTGAGGTCACAACAGTGTTGACTGAAGCCCTGATGGCACTGTGTGTAGAAAGACCT GAGAGGCCTGTGGAGTTTCTGGGTAGGTTCTTGATGAGAGGATCCGAGGGCACTGCTGGCATGGAGCCTGACACGGCGGGCCAGACCAAGAGCACAAATAAAGGAGTCCTCAGTCCACTCTTTGAGCTGCCACAG GACATTGTCAGTGAGGCGAACAGGCGCTGGGCGGTGGCCAGAGAGCTGAAGCGGAGTGAGAGCCGATACATCCAGCACCTCCAGAGTGTGGGAAGAGAGTACTACACCCCTCTCAGGGCGGCCCTGGACTCCAACCGGGCCCTCCTCAGCTCTGCCAACATGCTCATGGTCTTCACTCCTGTCCTCGATATACTGGAGGTCAACAG TGTCTTTCTGAGGGACCTGACTGAGCGTCTAGAGGAATGGAATCCACAGCAGTGTGTTGGTGACATATTCAAAAAATTCTGCACCAAGCTGTGGGTCTATACCAATTTCTTCAATAATTATCCGACTATCCTCAAAACCATAGACAAG TGCAAAGAAATGCTACCTGCATTTCGATCCTTTTTGAAAAGACACGATAGAACACCGAATACATTTATGCTAAG TCTCCAGGAGCTGTTGCTAACCCCCTCTGCCCGTATTGAGGAGTATGTGTCTCTACTGCAGGCCCTGTCTGTGCACACCCCTCCTGAAAACAAAGACCACGGCCACCTAACGTCTGCCCTGAGCACATTGTCCAGCTACAGGTCCTTCTTATGCAAG CTGAAGAGGAGTGTTGACAGTGACGTGAGAATGCAGGAGACCCAGCGGATGATTCAGAGCTGCCCA AATTTGAAAGAGGGGGATAGATATTTAATCACAACACAAGATGTGGCATTATTGAAGTGCTCAAATGAGGACATCATTGCTTCCCTCAG GATGTACGAGCAGGTCAGAGATTTGGGACTGTTCCTTTTTAATGACGCTTTGGTGCTAAGTGAGAGGCATGTCTCCTACCAGCCATACAGCCATGCTCTCAGGACATCCCATACCTTTTTGGCCTCTGTGGCGCTCCATAGTCTTGTCCTCAGAGACATAGCAGACACCAAAT ATGTTCACAACGCTTTTGTGCTGGAGGGCCCAAAGCGTCAGTGGATCTGTGCAACGGAGAAAGAGGACAACAAGCTCACGTGGCTGTCTGCCTTGAAGAGGGCCATCAGCGCTGCCCTAAAGGAGCGCTAA